In one window of Cydia fagiglandana chromosome 1, ilCydFagi1.1, whole genome shotgun sequence DNA:
- the LOC134664411 gene encoding uncharacterized protein LOC134664411: MTSLLKISKSIFIFIALTFASKWAYLHYFNKKEKKIAPKEIHEVLMFSHGLGELQRSKYSRCVVTQSMDRLLYFVNSPRYTLDICMYVLTNLDLAQTVLKQHLKGVKVRVIVDADMAYASGSHIRKLEKQGIPVRWMKSTNLMHHKFSLIDASGENQAAVPVVIMGSLNWTNQALSGNWEDVTVTSQREIVDKYRLEFDRLWVLFKPIVDKY; the protein is encoded by the coding sequence ATGACATCTTTGTTGAAGATAAGTAAGTCTATATTCATCTTTATTGCACTTACTTTTGCTTCTAAATGGGCATACCTACATTACTTTAACaagaaggaaaagaaaatagCGCCAAAAGAAATACACGAAGTTTTGATGTTTTCTCATGGACTCGGAGAGTTACAAAGAAGCAAATATTCAAGATGCGTCGTTACACAGAGCATGGATCGATTGTTATATTTTGTAAACTCCCCAAGATACACATTGGACATATGCATGTACGTTTTGACTAATCTGGATTTGGCCCAGACAGTGTTAAAGCAGCATTTGAAAGGAGTAAAAGTTCGTGTAATAGTTGATGCTGACATGGCGTATGCTTCTGGTTCTCACATAAGAAAATTGGAGAAACAAGGTATTCCAGTCAGGTGGATGAAATCAACAAATCTTATGCACCATAAGTTCTCATTGATAGATGCGTCGGGCGAAAACCAAGCTGCTGTGCCGGTGGTGATAATGGGATCTCTCAACTGGACCAATCAAGCTTTGAGTGGCAACTGGGAAGATGTTACAGTCACCTCACAAAGGGAAATTGTTGACAAGTACAGACTGGAGTTTGATCGACTTTGGGTTCTATTTAAACCAATAGTAGATAAGTATTAA